The DNA region GACTGCTAAATTAAGGTCGAGTCTTCATTAAGTGCTGAGCTCTCTTTGGATCCCAGGAAATAAATACAGAAGTTGCCACCCACGGGACTTTCTGGAAAcccagcccctcagccccggAGCAGTATCAACCCAGGTACCTGACACCTGGGCGTGTGTCTGAGCTGCCAGGGAGGCCTGGCTGGGCTGGAGCGGGGATCCGGCCCCCAGGGGCTGTGCAGTgaggctgctcctctggtcccCATCCGTCTGGGctgcagggaagcccaggaagctgCCAGCATGTCCTGGAACCTCCCACAACTGTTCACACAGTTGCAGACAAGCCCTGGGGAAGGGACAGAGGCTGTGAAAAGGGAAGGGCTTGACCAGGGGGGAGGGGCTCTGGGACACCGGGCAGGGGAGAGCGGAGGTCCCTGAGGGCGCGACCCCGAGCCAGCCTGGCTGGGAGGCACGGTGTCACCTCATTGTAGCAAGACAGCCCACCAGCCAGGGGAAGGGGCACTGCTCAGCACCCAGGTGATGCTTAGGTGTGCAAACCCCAGAAACACGCTGCGCTCTGTGTGTGCGACCCTGAAGTGGTGGCCTCGGGGATTGCAGAGGACACTGTGCTTCAGCCACTTTCTCAAGGCTGTGGGGTGCCAAGGCTCAGCATCCCTTCCGGGGTCCCCACCAAGTGTAGCGAGAGGGAAGATGAAGCTTCCCCTCATTTCACGGGAACGCTGCTGGCCAGGCCAACTCCCAGGAGGTCCAGCAGTTGGGGCCCAGCCTGCTGTGGGTACAGCTGTCCACTAAGACCATGGCATTAGCCAGGGCCACAGAAGGACCCCCGGGGAGGGGACCTGGCAGGGATTAGCcttcctgcatcagcaggggagACCTGGGAGGGCCCTATGATCAGGCACTGGGGTGAGGAGATCCCATCTGTCCCCCCACTTACCACCTACAGAAGGTGGATGGGGACGGTCTGAACCACTCTGGGGGGCCACGCCGTTCTCTGTAATCAATGGCGCTGGAGCAAGCGGAGGTATGGAAATAACGTCAAAAAGATTTAAATGGCCTAAGGATCCCCCGCCCGGGGAACGCCACTGAAATtgcttcaaaatttaaaagtctgcGCTCAGTTATCAGAAGGGCCATCGGGAGCCGGCTGGGAAATGAGGGCGTCAATGTGTCAGAGAGAACGTACGAGAGGAGGTGGGGTTGGGGTCGTGCGCGAGGACTCCTGAGAAAGAACCAGGGCTCCTGCAACTGCAACCCTGGAACAGGAGGTCTGAAACCAAAAGCCTCCACCAGACCCCAAATCCAAGACAGCCGGGGCCGCTCTGGGAGTAGCACAGCCCAATTCCCAACCCCAGGGGTGTGGGTACGAAGAATTCATGTGTCAAAGACCCTTTCCCCAATGTGCCAATACCAGGACCGGCCTTGGCTCTGCGGGGGCCGAGCGCAGGGCTGAGTCGGGACAAGCGAACCGCACGTGAGGACACGGCTCCCGGTAAGGAATCGGTTCACTAAGGCCGCGCCTGTCCCCACCGGCCACTTGTCTTGAGTGTTTCAGACCCCGTGTTCCAGCGAGAGCCGTTGTTTCATGCAGCTTATGTGTGTGTTATTAGCAAGATGAAGATGCCTCAGTGACCTAAGGGTGTATGGGGCCCCATGCTCAGCATAGGGGTCCCGAGAGGGAATGTGAGGCCAAGTCCCTTCCTGaaagaaacactttttaaaattccctccTTTCGATGCAAAGCCAGTGTCACCTAGAAGGAGAGGCCCTGGGTTTCCAGGGTGACCATAGGCCCCGTGCTGGAGGAGGATTAGGAGGAGGGACAGGCCACAGAAAGTCTGGCCTGGGGTCACCCGCCTGCACTTCCACCCTTGAGCCGAAGAATGCCAGGACCCCTTCACCCTGGCATTGCATATCACCCTGGCAATATCTTTCACGCAACGGCTTTCCCGCATGCTTCATAAAAGGCTTGATGGAAGCTGTCAactacctctttggaacagctttCAAATCGCAACACGATGGATGCTGCAGCCGTGCGCTCCCAAGCCTAGGGGAGAACTCATAGGAGCTAATCTGGCACAAGCCCCGACTCACCTTTGGAAGAGGTATTTGGGGTCCCGGCACGAATTTCAAAAGCAAGTGCTCTGTGATGCATTTGTAAAAGCAAAGCCGTTTTGTAATTGCAATCTGAAATTATATGTTGCTCCAAGAGCAGCATATAATTTTTAGTATGTTTTTTGGGGTAAaatcatttgaattttaataCAATGATTTAGTACGAGAGTTATAAAGGGATCATGGATTCTGAAATTCCTTACATGCAATACTTTTTCACGGTCAGGGTAGCCTGAATGTATTAGATGGATTCTTGCTCTTCTAGCAaatgaaagaatcttaaaattataCACACAGTCGTACTCtcaacctttctctctctctccctccctctctctctctccctccctctctctctctctctctctctctcacacacacacacacacacacactattgcCACCTCTGTGCCAATGAAGCCAAAATGAAACTTAGCAgatttttagtgttttctttatttgaagaaattgCATGTGAAGCCATTGAAAAGGATAAAAAGCAGATTAAGAAAACCCAGGAATTCGGGAAACATGAAATCTGAAACCATAAGACGATGCATGTTCTTCTTTAGTTTCAGGACATCCAAGGAGCCTGAGGGGTTCTCTGAAGCCACTGCCTCTTAATAATGACAGTCTAGAAATTTAAACGTGACATTGTTGGTGAGCACGTCAGAGAGCCAGGGTGCCTGAGCTAGAAGGCCCCGTGGGTTCACGGGACTATAGCCCTTAGTCCAGCCGTCCCTGCTGGAGAAGGAGCTGCCTGCGGGGCACAGTCCCCTGGGGCCAGATGCCCTCTGGGAGTCCATTCTCCCCAGATAACTGGTAATTTTCCAGGTAGACACTTAGGtcacacaaaaaaatcacttGGAAATTTCTGAAAGTAAAGGCCATGCTCTTTAGAGCACACTGATTTTCTCAAAATGGGAAGAGGCATCCTTCAAGGATCAGTGCATCCTTCCCATCTTTTGGAATACCCGGTCTTTCCTTGATCTTATCGAACTCAGTGTCAGGGACACACTGTAACTgaggggtggcgggggaggggagatgggctcTCTTGGGACTGGCGCTGGGGCAGGACCTGTCACTTGTGGTCACGGGAGAGAACTGTGGGGTCCACGAGAGACGAGACCACATCTGCTTCTCTCTGGGTCCCTCTCACTATGCCCAGCACAGCACGTGGCATTCAAAGCACCCAAAATAGTGACACCACTCCACTGTGCTAGGACCTGGGGGTGCGGCTGAGAAAGGGATGCTTTCTGCAACCATCCAAAAGCCATGGTGGGAAGGCTGGAGAGCTTAACTTATTAAAAAGAAGCTGTCGTTGTTGAGAACATTCTGGGATTCCCTTTTGAGCTGGTTCACGATAAAGGTGGCTTCCTACACGAGGACACTTTTTCCTGAACTGGTCACCCACTGGGTCCAGAGGCCTGGCCGGGATGGCATCAGGCGTCCTGCCCACCCTAGGAGCTCCCCTGCCCTAGCTCCCACTGCCCTCGAGAACCATCCTTGTCCAGGAACTGGACATTACCTTGCACGGAGAGCGGGAAGAAGCACCAGGGCACTTCGGGGATGGTGTTGGAGAAGCAGCACTTCCTAGAGGCGCACTCCTCGGGGCTGATGCCTGGGTAGCCACAGTTCTTGCGCGCCGAGACCTCCATGACACACTCCTCCAACTCTGCCGCGTGCCACCGGATTTGGGGACGACAAGGGGACTCAGTTAGGCCAGCTAGCTAACCAGACACGTCCATTCCATCCTCCCAGGGGGGCGCCGCTGGGCTCACAGGCTTGGGGTAGCATGAGGGGCTTCTGAGACTGTCACCCCTGGGCTAAGAGTGGGCGCCAGGAGGTGGGCACCCCTTCCTCCTGATGCCAAAAGTCAGAATGTCTGGAGGGAAAATCGTCTCACCTCCCTGGACTTGACATTGCTCTGTAAAGTGGGGTGGTCCACCGTACCTCCTGTGGGGACCCTTTAAGGATGTAAAGCATTAGACCAAAGAATTGAAACCCAGCGGTGCTTCCCCTACCGGGAGAGGCCTGGCTACAACCAACCAACAGCCAACCATCGGGCCTGTTTCCCCCGGAACCCGGGAGCCTCTGACCGGCAGCCTCGGGGGCTGTGGACGGGAGGCCAGGGTACTCAGTTCTACACACACGAATCAGCTTCGCACACAGACTTCTTTGTGTGCCCGCTTTGGAGTCGGAGACTTTCTAAACTGATAATATGCACCGGCACAAAACGCACTCTCAGAAGGTAACTCAAGAAGACGTAAGTGAATTTCTCAACATCTGGGGTCTGTTTGCAGCTATGTTCATAATGCCCTGATTTTAATGCCTCACGTCCCTTAGAAGCTTCTTCAGGAGCCACAgcgaagagaggcctcagaattgtttttttcaaatactgTAAAACGTATTCCAACAAGGCTCCCCAAAATGGCAAACGGCTGGCCCTTGGGGTCCAGTGTGGACATTGGGGGGGGCACATTTTCCCTTCCCTGGGGCTGGCCCAGGTGGTGTTGGAGCCCTAAGAAGCCAGGTCCTGGGCTGCCACCCGGGACACAGGAGGAGGTCCCAGCTCTCCTGGACGTTACCTTGCTTGGGGAGGGGCTTGAAACACCAGGGGACCCCGGGGATGCTGGAGTCGAAGCAGCAGCTGGCGGAGAAGCACTGGTCGCTGGAGATGCCCGGGAAGCCGCAGTTCAACCTGTTCTTGGCGCTCACGCGTGAGCATTGGCAGGGATCTGCAGAGAGGCCCTGGCTCAGCCAGCCCCCGGGCACATCCGGAACCCCCCAGCAGTGCCACTCCCACCCTGGGAAAGGCCGTCTTATCTTGGTCGTATTTGAACCAGCCAGTGTCCTTCAGAGGAACTGACAGGACTTAGCTGAAAGGGTtttcttagtttaaaaataaaaccttctgGCAAGAGGGTGGACAGATGCACTCAGGCCCAGGTCGGGATGAAAGTGGGCAAGGCCGGACCCCTAGGAGCCCTTAGTGGGCCTCCCACCCAGCCTCTCCTGGAGCCCCAGCCCACCTGAGCCTGAGGCCATCTTACTGATCCTGAAGGGGGCCCTCCCGGGAGGTCTCACCCCCCTCCAATGCCCCCCTACTGCCCTTCCTGAGTGGCGGGGAAGTGGGGGGATGCACACAGGAGCTGGCTGTGTGGCTAGCGTCCCAAACCTCAGGACACCTTCCCACCTGCTTCCCTTCTCAAGTTAACTCATCACCTGCGTTTTCTCTCTGAGGGAAACTAACATGAACAGAGACACCCCGAGGGGCAGAAAACAAGGACCTCTCATGCCCTCCCTGCGCTCGGGGCACTAGAGGCCTCCCCAGGCTCGCTGGTCTGAATGGTCCCCACAGCCCCTCGAGGACCTGAGCCCTCGCTTACCGGGTTTCTGGGCCCCCCCCAGGGCACACAGCCCTAGCAGAAGGAGCGCAGCCAGGAGCCGGGTGCAGCGGGCTCCCATGCCCACGCTCGGCTGCATCCCAGGGACGCTGGAAGAGTGCACGCTCCCCACTGCGTGGGGGTGTTTTATAAGCTTCTCTCTGTTTGCTCAGTAAGCAAGATAACCCCCTCTCTCCCCATGGCACTGACACTTTGGACCTTTGTTAGGAAAAGGAGCTGAGGTAGCTCAGCTCCTGAAGTGCCAAGTGGTGACAGAGCAGGCCTCCAGGCTCCTGGAGCACAGCCAGGCTTCCCCCGACCCAGGCAGGGAGCCAGGTCATGCCAGGATGCCAACATGGAAGACGGGCCATGTGCACATGTGGTGCTGGGTACTCACAGGGTCCCACCCAGGAAGAGAGAAGTCATGTATTTCTCCTGATAAAGTACTTGGCTAccacaggaattttaaaatagtggGCCCAAGGCTACTGGGGGAAATGACCAGGCCAGCCATGGACAGAGAGAAGACCCCTCCTCCAGGAATGAGAGGGTCTCCGAGGAAGGCAGGAGACCCTCCTTCAGGGCTGCAGACCCCTCTCTCAGCCCCTGTCTGTATCTCCTTGTCTCTGTTTTGaggagggggctgctcttcgtggAGATGAAGCTGTCCGGGTGTACGGAATGGCCCCAGATGAGTGTAGAAGTAACAAGTTCATTTTAGCAAAGTCTGAAGTGTGTCATGTTTTTCTTCCATGGGAACTGTCTGTGTTGCCTAAAAGATGGCACCTGTAAGCCAGCCTATGCCCAGGATAAGATGCTCTGGGGAAAAGACTCTGTGGATGGGacccaaagagagaaaagagaagtggaGATGAGACACACAACACACGAAGGGGAatgtggaggaaagagaggaTCGTAAACTCTCTACTCTGGGGGACTTCCAGGAGCCACCAATCTGTCCAGCACGGCTTGCACAGCCAGGAACCCAGAGATGCGTGGAATCGGAAACCCTGGGTCCTCAGGGTCTGGAGAGCTCAGGGCTTCTGCCAGATCCAGCTCCAGCCGCCCCAGACCCCTGCCTATTCCCCCACTGAGCAACCACTTTGCAAACCTTGAGAAAGTCACCTTTGCACACTGCGTCCTATCTTTGCAAACCTTGAGAAAGTCACCTTTCCACACTGCGTCCCTGTCACTCTTAGTCATCACCAGGACATAGGGCCCCAagtcctccctcttccccctccactTTCCTCTTGCTTCCTCCCCCTTGGCCCGACTTCCCACTGCGCCCTCCTGGCCCTTCCGGGATTCCCACCAAAACCGCCTGATCCATGCCAAAGAGACGGCTTATCAGCCCCTTGGTCTCTGACCTGCTCTGGCCCTAATGGAAGCCTGCATCTTCCCTGCGATGTTCCTCTTGCATGCATCTCAGGTGGAGGTGCTCAGGCCCCCATCCAGGGCACCATCCGCCCACATGGTATTTTAGTGCTTTTAGAAAAAGGCACATTTTCTTCAAGACAATTTACTTCCACCGTGGGGAAGTCATTACGTTAGATACAGTGTCTATAGTATGAGTGGCACCCACCTGAACGTGGAGCTCTGTGCACAGTACAACCTCTAAGCTGCGTTGGGTGCCTGTGCTCCCATCACATGGGCTCAGGCTGGGGGTTGGACATTGACCTTGAGCCCCAGTGTCACCATGCTCCTCGGAATCGCAGCCGTGACTGTACCACCTTCAAGGCTCCTGCCCCACCGTCATCAGCTGACTGTCAACCTGCTCCTTGTTAAGGGTTTCGCACCGCGCTCGCTGTGTCCCTTGTCACACCAAGATGTGTGACATCCTGAGTGGGTTCAGCACTCCAGGGACATCTCACCCAAAGCCACAGGAGCTcagtttttatttcctcctcaTCTCTGGGAacttccatccctcctccactctGCCACCCCTCCCATGGCCACACCCATAACCCGTACTCCACCTCTGAAAGAGGACATGCAAATGTCCTTTCTGTTCAGGATGTCTAAGCTTCTACTGCTTCCTCGTTACTCCTAAACCCTCCAGTCCCTTAACCCCTCGGCTTCTCCTCTGAGCACTGTACCGTCTgcgtctccccctcccctccttctccagccTGGTTCCCACGGTCCCCACTCCACCTGCTCCCCCCCGTCTTATCACCCCCAGGAGTACCCATCTGTTGACCATCTCCaggccctcccaccccacctgctgTGCTAGCTGGTGCTGCCACAGGAGCGCTCAGTCTCAGACCCATCCCACGCCTGGTGGGATTGCAATTCTTCTTTGTAGTGATGTTACCTATCAGTTCTCACAGGAAACAGAAGCCAAATGGGGGGTCCCTTAGAGGTCACCCATGTCAGTCTACTTCTGATTATTATGGAGGTACTGGTACCAGACTCTTCCTCCTGCCATAAGTAACTCTAAACTTATGTGGAATAACTGTTTACAAATGCTGAGCAACAGGCTGTGTGGGACAGAAAGGGAAGTAGTGTGGGGAGGCCCAAGGTCACCTGGTTTTCTGTCTAGAAACACAGTCTGGCCACAGAGCATCAGAGGCTCATTGGGCTGAGGGACAGAGGGTGCAATCAGAGGCCACGGGGTGATGGATTTCCAGGGTGGGGGCCGGAGGAGAGGGACACCTTAAACAGGGCTGGGGACTCCCTGGGGTTTAGTCAGACGCTAAGCCGCCACACACACAAGGCCAGGAAGGAACAGCTCCCAGGAAGGAACACACACCAAGGAGACAGGGCTGTCAGCAGCCTGATTCACATGAGTTCTGACCAGCCACAGGGGAAGGCTTGTTAGCTGTCCAAGCACTGAGTAGGGACATAGAATGACCATGCcatgtcttagtcagcttgggtGGCCATAACGAAATACCACAGGGAGATGGGTTAAACAACCGACATtggtttctcacagttctggtggctggaaATTCATTATCAGGGTGGCTGCAGGGTagggttctggtgagggccctcttcctggcttgcagatggtggCCTTCTCAATGTGTGCTCACCTGGTGGAGAAAGGGTAAGTTCCCTGCTGTCTCTTTCTATAAGACCACTAACCCCATCATGGGGgatccatcctcatgacctcttccaaccctaattacctcccaaagtcccTACCTCCTAATAGCATCACATTGGGGGGTATGGCTTCCACATATGAATGTGaggggggcacaaacattcagtccataacatgcCATAAGAGTAGGCTTGATCTTGTTCTAGAGTAAAGCCACTTTATACCCCTTCtaacaaaactttaaaacaagtCCTAAAAGATCAAGTTAGTCTGTAAGTAAAGTGACTGCCTAACAGAACGAAACTCAGCATTTTGTTAAGGAAGACAACAAAATCCAGACACATGACATAGCATTCATAATGTTCGACACAAACTCAAAACTTACTAGGTATGTGAAGAAGCAGGACCTTAAGCACTGGAAATAACAGAGAATAGAAACAGACCAGATACTGCATTAAAATGTTCAACTACTTAAAGAGAAATATAACAagggaacacattttaaaatctgcatagagaaatggaaactaaaagtGAACCAGGTGGAAATTCTAGGCATGAAAactacaatatctgaaatgaaaattctaattAGATTAGATACTTTAGAAGAAATGGCTGATTTATTTGAAGTCACTGCAGTACAAGCTCTCCAAACTGGGGCATAGAGAGAAAGAGGgctgaaataaaaaggaacagaaccTCAGTGACCCGTGAGACAGTGTCAGCAGACTAACATACATGTAATTAGTGTACCAGTAGGAGGGGAAGAAAATATTGGGGCaagaaaaaggatttgaaaaactAATGGCCAAATTTTTTGTAAATTTGCTGACAAATATAAACTCATATATCCTAGAAGCTCAGTGAATACCAAGCAAGATAAAGAAAACCACATAAAGGCACAGCATGATCAAATTGTTgaaaatcagtaattttaaaatgtttttacagCAACTGGCAGAAAGACACACTGAATTACAGGGGAGCATATTAAGAATGACAAGTGAGTTGGAGGCTggctcaagatggcagagtagaaggaagtGCTCTCACTCCCTTTTGCAAGAACACTGGAATCACTGCTAATCACTGCtaaacaatcattgacaggaaaacactggaactcaccaaaaatataccccacatccaaagacagatgagaagtcacaatgagattgtaggaggggcgcaatcaccataaaatcaaatcccatgactgctggagaacacttataccacagaagtcaccccactggagtgaaggttctgagtcccacgtcaggcttcccaacctgcaggtctggcaacgggaggaggaattcctagagaaccagactttgaaggctagcaggatttgattgcaggacatcgacaggactgggggaaacagagactccactcttggagggcacacacaaagtactgcgtgcatcgggacccaggggaaggagcagtgacccccatagaagactgaaccagacctacctgctattgttggagggtctcctgcagaggcggggagtggctctgtctcactgtgaggacaaggacaaggacactggcagcagaagttctgggaagttggttactccttggtgtgagccctcccagagtctgtcattagccccaccaaagagcccaggaagACTCCAGTGTtcggtcacctcaggccaaacaaccaacaaggaggggtcccagccccacccatcagcagacaagcagattaaagttttactgagctctgcccaccagagcaacacccagctctacccaccaccagtccctcccatcaggaaatttacacaagcctcttagaaagcctcatccaccagaggacagacagcagaagcaagaagaactacaatcctgcatccTGTGaaacaaaagccacattcacagaaagatagacgagacgaaaaggcagagggctatgtaccagatgaaggaacaagataaaaccccagaaaaacaactaaacgaagtgaagataggcaaccttctagaaaaagaattcagaataatgatagtgaagatgatccaggacctcggaaaatgaatagaggcaaagattgagaagatgcaagaaattatCAACAAAGAactagaggaattaaagaacaaacaaacagagatgaacaatacaataactgaaatgaaaactacactagaaggaatcaatagcagaataactgaggcagaagaacggataagtgacctggaagacagaatggtggaatccactgctgtggaacagaataaagaaaaatgaatgaaaagaaatgaagacagcctaagagacctctgggacaacattaaatgcaacaacattcacattataggggtcccagaaggagaagagagagagaaaggacccgagaaaatatttgaagagattatagctgaaaacttccctaacatgggaaaggaaatagccacccaagtccaggaagcacagtgagtcccatacaggataaacgcaaagagaaacacgccaagacacatagtaatcaaattggtaaaaattaaaaaca from Phocoena phocoena chromosome 4, mPhoPho1.1, whole genome shotgun sequence includes:
- the TFF2 gene encoding trefoil factor 2, coding for MGARCTRLLAALLLLGLCALGGAQKPDPCQCSRVSAKNRLNCGFPGISSDQCFSASCCFDSSIPGVPWCFKPLPKQELEECVMEVSARKNCGYPGISPEECASRKCCFSNTIPEVPWCFFPLSVQDCHY